A genomic stretch from Pseudomonas mendocina includes:
- the erpA gene encoding iron-sulfur cluster insertion protein ErpA — protein MSVESFTPTPLLFTEGAANKVKTLVSEEGNPRLKLRVFVTGGGCSGFQYGFTFDEDVADDDTIVEREGVSLVVDPMSFQYLVGAEVDYQEGLEGSRFVIKNPNATTTCGCGSSFSI, from the coding sequence ATGAGCGTTGAATCATTCACCCCCACCCCTCTGCTTTTTACAGAAGGGGCAGCCAACAAGGTAAAAACCTTGGTCAGTGAGGAAGGCAATCCGCGTCTGAAGTTGCGTGTGTTTGTCACGGGCGGCGGATGCTCAGGATTCCAATACGGCTTCACTTTTGATGAGGACGTGGCGGACGACGACACCATCGTTGAGCGCGAAGGTGTGAGCTTGGTAGTCGATCCAATGAGCTTTCAGTATCTGGTTGGTGCGGAAGTCGATTATCAGGAAGGGCTCGAAGGTTCTCGATTCGTTATTAAGAATCCCAACGCCACCACCACCTGTGGCTGTGGTTCCTCGTTCTCGATCTGA
- a CDS encoding anhydro-N-acetylmuramic acid kinase produces MPLYIGVMSGTSLDGLDIALIRQTDQTHLIGSCYLAMPEQLRDQLLALCASGPDEIARAALAEQQWAQLAAKGIHQLLSEQQLHPADIRAIGSHGQTVRHEPARGFTVQIANSALLAELTGITVVSDFRRRDLAAGGQGAPLVPAFHEALFASPNSSRAILNVGGFSNISLLDPAHTASGFDCGPGNVLMDSWIQRHKGVGYDKSGQWAASGNVVPELLQQMLDDPFFHTTGPKSTGRELFNLAWLDQHLANFHGVEAVDVQATLLELTAVSVANSLRNVQKQTDLLLVCGGGAHNQRLMQRLGQLLPGCQVSSTDDYGVPADWVEAMAFAWLAHCCLEGIPANRPSVTGAKGLRILGAIYPA; encoded by the coding sequence GGCAGCTGCTATCTGGCGATGCCAGAGCAGCTCCGCGATCAACTCCTTGCGCTGTGCGCCTCAGGCCCTGACGAAATTGCCCGAGCGGCCCTCGCCGAACAGCAGTGGGCACAACTAGCAGCCAAGGGCATCCATCAACTCCTGTCGGAACAGCAGCTGCACCCAGCTGATATCAGAGCCATCGGCAGTCACGGACAAACCGTGCGCCACGAACCGGCTCGTGGATTTACCGTACAGATAGCCAACTCCGCGCTCTTGGCAGAGCTGACGGGGATTACTGTGGTCAGTGATTTCCGGCGCAGAGATCTAGCCGCTGGCGGCCAGGGGGCGCCACTGGTTCCAGCCTTTCACGAGGCCCTTTTCGCCAGCCCCAACAGCTCTCGGGCCATACTCAACGTAGGTGGATTCAGCAATATCAGCCTGCTTGACCCAGCGCATACAGCCTCTGGTTTTGACTGTGGCCCTGGAAATGTCTTGATGGATAGCTGGATACAGCGACACAAAGGTGTCGGGTACGATAAGTCTGGACAGTGGGCTGCTTCCGGCAACGTTGTCCCGGAACTGCTACAGCAGATGCTGGACGATCCGTTCTTCCATACAACCGGCCCCAAAAGCACAGGTCGCGAGCTGTTCAATCTCGCCTGGCTAGATCAGCACCTCGCCAATTTTCATGGCGTGGAAGCTGTTGATGTCCAAGCCACACTGCTCGAACTCACCGCTGTCAGCGTGGCTAACTCGCTACGCAATGTACAAAAGCAGACCGATCTTCTACTTGTATGCGGTGGCGGTGCTCACAATCAGCGCCTGATGCAGCGACTAGGCCAATTGCTGCCTGGCTGCCAGGTCAGCAGTACCGATGATTACGGTGTACCTGCGGACTGGGTGGAGGCAATGGCATTCGCCTGGCTTGCCCATTGCTGCCTAGAGGGTATCCCGGCAAACCGCCCCAGCGTAACCGGCGCCAAAGGTCTACGCATTCTCGGCGCGATTTACCCGGCCTAA